Proteins found in one Massilia sp. H6 genomic segment:
- a CDS encoding molybdopterin-dependent oxidoreductase translates to MSVTQVRATCPHDCPDTCAILVTVDKGVATEVKGDPEHPTTQGVLCTKVARYVERTYHPERVLYPMRRVGRKGEGKFERISWNEAIDEIATRLGDIAARDPEAILPYSYCGTMGLVQGESMSLRFFNQLGASLLDRTICATAGATGYKYTIGASIGTDIEHFQDARVILIWGGNPIASNLHFWMRVQEAKRRGATLVAIDPYRSLTAEKCHQHIALLPGTDAALALGMMHVLIQEDMVDHDYIARYTLGYDQLKARALAWTPERTAETCGISAAEVIGLARLYGQAAQRGEAAAIRMNYGLQRVRGGGMAVRNIACLPALTGAWRHPAGGVQLSTSGSFPANRPALQRPDLLAGRTPRTINMTTIGDDLLKDSSPQFGPKIEAVIVYNANPLAIAPESSKVQQGFEREDLFTVVLEHFQTDSADYADILLPATTQLEHVDAHLAFGHLYMMANNAAIEPVGEAKPNTEFFRLLAARMGFDDPCFSETDDQLAAQAFDKKHERAIHFDWESLKRKGWQKLVMPEAPFAEGGFPTPSGKCEFYSESMARDGLDPLPAYTPPYESRASNPELALKYPLAMISPPARNFLNSTFVNVQSLRATEGEPHLDIHPTDAARRGIVHGEMARIFNDRGSFLARARVTDKAREGLVVGLSIWWKKLASDGKNANEVTSQRLTDMGRAPTFYDTLVQVEKAAPPTRDEYL, encoded by the coding sequence ATGTCTGTCACCCAAGTCCGCGCCACCTGCCCCCACGATTGCCCCGATACCTGCGCCATCCTCGTCACTGTCGACAAGGGCGTGGCCACCGAAGTGAAGGGCGATCCGGAGCATCCGACGACGCAGGGCGTGCTGTGCACCAAGGTGGCGCGCTATGTCGAGCGCACCTATCACCCGGAGCGCGTGCTGTATCCGATGCGCCGCGTCGGCCGCAAGGGCGAGGGCAAGTTCGAGCGCATCAGCTGGAATGAAGCAATCGATGAGATCGCCACACGTCTTGGCGATATCGCAGCGCGCGATCCCGAAGCCATTCTCCCGTATAGCTATTGCGGCACGATGGGGCTGGTGCAGGGTGAGTCGATGTCTTTGCGTTTCTTCAATCAACTCGGCGCTTCGCTGCTCGATCGTACCATCTGTGCCACAGCCGGCGCGACCGGCTACAAGTACACCATCGGCGCGTCGATCGGCACCGATATCGAGCACTTTCAAGATGCCAGGGTTATCTTGATCTGGGGCGGCAATCCGATTGCCTCGAACCTGCATTTCTGGATGCGCGTGCAGGAAGCCAAGCGGCGCGGCGCCACGCTGGTTGCGATCGACCCTTACCGCTCGCTCACGGCAGAAAAATGCCACCAGCACATTGCCCTTCTGCCTGGCACGGACGCCGCGCTGGCGCTGGGCATGATGCACGTGCTCATCCAAGAAGATATGGTCGACCACGACTACATCGCCCGCTACACGCTTGGCTACGACCAACTCAAGGCGCGGGCGCTGGCCTGGACGCCGGAACGCACCGCCGAGACCTGCGGCATCAGTGCCGCTGAAGTAATCGGCCTGGCACGCCTGTACGGCCAGGCCGCGCAGCGCGGCGAGGCCGCCGCGATCCGCATGAACTACGGTTTGCAGCGCGTGCGCGGCGGCGGCATGGCGGTGCGCAATATCGCCTGCCTGCCGGCGCTGACCGGCGCCTGGCGCCATCCGGCCGGCGGTGTGCAGTTGTCGACCTCGGGCTCGTTCCCGGCCAACCGCCCGGCGCTGCAGCGCCCGGACCTGCTGGCCGGGCGCACCCCGCGCACCATCAACATGACCACCATCGGCGACGACCTGCTCAAGGACTCGTCGCCGCAGTTCGGTCCCAAGATCGAAGCCGTCATCGTCTACAACGCCAATCCGCTGGCGATCGCACCCGAATCGAGCAAGGTGCAGCAGGGCTTCGAGCGCGAAGACCTGTTCACCGTGGTGCTCGAGCATTTTCAGACCGACAGCGCCGACTATGCCGACATCCTGTTGCCGGCCACCACCCAGCTCGAACACGTCGATGCCCACCTGGCCTTTGGCCACCTGTACATGATGGCGAACAACGCCGCCATCGAACCGGTCGGCGAAGCCAAGCCCAACACCGAATTCTTCCGCCTGCTGGCCGCGCGCATGGGTTTCGACGACCCATGCTTTAGCGAGACCGACGACCAACTGGCTGCGCAGGCCTTCGACAAGAAGCACGAGCGCGCCATCCACTTCGATTGGGAGTCGCTCAAGCGCAAGGGCTGGCAAAAGCTGGTCATGCCAGAGGCGCCATTTGCCGAGGGCGGGTTCCCGACGCCGTCGGGCAAGTGCGAGTTTTATTCAGAGAGCATGGCGCGCGACGGGCTCGACCCGCTCCCGGCCTACACTCCGCCGTACGAGTCACGCGCCTCCAACCCGGAGCTGGCGCTGAAATATCCGCTGGCGATGATCTCGCCCCCGGCACGTAACTTTTTGAACTCGACGTTCGTGAACGTGCAGAGTTTGCGCGCAACCGAGGGCGAGCCGCACCTCGACATCCACCCGACCGACGCCGCCCGCCGCGGCATCGTTCACGGCGAGATGGCGCGTATCTTCAACGACCGCGGCTCATTTCTTGCCCGTGCACGCGTTACCGACAAGGCGCGCGAAGGGCTGGTGGTGGGCTTGTCGATCTGGTGGAAGAAACTCGCCAGCGACGGCAAGAACGCCAACGAAGTCACCAGCCAGCGCTTGACTGACATGGGCAGGGCGCCCACCTTCTACGACACCCTGGTGCAGGTTGAAAAAGCTGCGCCGCCAACGCGAGATGAATACCTCTAG
- a CDS encoding NAD(P)-dependent oxidoreductase — MTTIAFLGIGLMGRPMASRLAQAGFSVRAWNRTLAKAEAVRAAGALPVAGLLDAVRGVQVVISMLEAGEVVGEVIAAALPALAPETQWIDMSSTRQDEALAFHATLSAHGCRFIDAPVSGGVGGAQAGTLAIMVGGEAAQFDQMAKLLAVMGTPHYLGRVGSGQVAKLCNQLIVGATLNVVAEALLLAQAAGADPAAVRAAISGGFAGSRILDVHGQRMLDRDFLPGGQVKSQLKDLRNVLAAAENVGLHLPVAELVTQRYASIETQLPTADHSAALLALEMLNPGIRLGEGADQLPRALP; from the coding sequence ATGACCACCATCGCCTTCCTCGGCATTGGCCTGATGGGAAGGCCGATGGCCAGCCGCCTCGCGCAGGCGGGCTTTTCCGTACGTGCCTGGAACCGGACGTTGGCGAAAGCCGAAGCCGTACGCGCAGCCGGCGCGCTGCCTGTGGCCGGGCTGCTTGATGCGGTGCGGGGTGTGCAAGTGGTCATCTCGATGCTCGAAGCCGGGGAGGTGGTCGGCGAGGTGATCGCTGCGGCCTTGCCAGCACTGGCGCCCGAAACGCAATGGATCGACATGAGTTCAACCAGGCAAGACGAAGCTCTGGCCTTTCACGCCACCTTGTCCGCGCATGGCTGCCGCTTCATCGATGCGCCGGTCTCGGGCGGTGTGGGCGGCGCGCAAGCCGGGACGCTGGCGATCATGGTGGGCGGCGAAGCGGCACAATTTGACCAGATGGCAAAATTGTTGGCCGTCATGGGAACGCCGCACTACCTGGGGCGTGTCGGCAGCGGGCAGGTGGCCAAGTTGTGCAATCAATTGATCGTTGGCGCGACGCTGAACGTGGTGGCAGAGGCCTTGTTGCTGGCCCAGGCCGCCGGCGCGGATCCGGCCGCGGTGCGAGCGGCGATCAGCGGCGGCTTTGCCGGCAGCCGCATCCTCGACGTGCATGGCCAACGCATGCTCGACCGGGATTTCTTGCCGGGCGGCCAGGTGAAAAGCCAGCTGAAAGATTTGCGCAACGTGCTGGCGGCGGCCGAGAACGTCGGCTTGCACCTGCCGGTGGCGGAGTTGGTCACGCAGCGCTATGCGTCGATCGAAACGCAGCTTCCAACGGCCGACCATTCGGCGGCGCTGCTGGCGCTGGAGATGCTCAATCCGGGTATCCGCCTGGGAGAGGGCGCAGACCAACTGCCCCGCGCGCTACCATGA
- a CDS encoding aminopeptidase, whose amino-acid sequence MVAAGAALMLSSCSSLTYYSQAAQGQLELLTDSRPIDDWLADPSTKPALRHRLEAARQIRRFAIQELQLPDNGSYTNFTKLERPYVLWNVVATPELSLKPMQWCFPVAGCVNYRGYYSKHNAQAYARQLRAKGHDVEVGGVSAYSTLGWFSDPLISTFIHYPDAELARLIFHELAHQVAYVQGDSKFNESFASAVEQVGVEGWLERFGNPMMREAFERYTLRKKDFLALLVRYRGELEKTYVSKMTPDEKRAAKARLFGALIDDYGVLKASWGGYAGYDRFFAEPLSNAHLASIATYNDFVPAFRALLRKEGSWPAFYKSVNQLAKLDKLERHRVLKTLAAAPAAASPLVVHRSMGAAKIEDAFQKP is encoded by the coding sequence ATGGTGGCCGCTGGCGCGGCCCTGATGTTGTCAAGCTGCTCATCCCTCACCTACTACTCCCAGGCCGCCCAGGGCCAGCTCGAACTGCTGACGGATTCCCGTCCGATCGATGACTGGCTGGCCGATCCCTCTACCAAACCGGCGCTGCGTCACCGTCTCGAGGCGGCGCGCCAGATTCGCCGCTTCGCCATCCAGGAGCTGCAGCTGCCCGACAACGGCAGCTACACCAACTTCACCAAGCTCGAACGCCCCTACGTGCTGTGGAACGTGGTCGCCACCCCGGAGCTGTCGCTCAAACCCATGCAGTGGTGTTTTCCGGTGGCCGGCTGCGTGAACTACCGTGGCTATTACAGCAAGCACAACGCGCAGGCCTATGCCAGGCAGCTGCGCGCCAAGGGGCATGACGTGGAAGTGGGCGGCGTCAGCGCCTATTCGACGCTGGGCTGGTTCAGCGACCCCTTGATCTCGACCTTCATCCACTACCCCGACGCCGAACTGGCGCGCCTGATCTTCCACGAGCTGGCGCACCAGGTGGCCTATGTGCAGGGCGATTCGAAGTTCAACGAATCCTTTGCCAGCGCGGTGGAGCAGGTCGGCGTCGAAGGCTGGCTCGAGCGCTTCGGCAACCCGATGATGCGCGAGGCTTTCGAGCGCTACACGCTGCGCAAGAAAGACTTCCTGGCGCTGCTGGTGCGCTATCGCGGCGAACTCGAAAAAACCTATGTCAGCAAGATGACCCCGGACGAGAAACGCGCCGCCAAGGCGCGGCTGTTCGGCGCGCTGATCGACGACTACGGGGTGCTCAAGGCAAGCTGGGGCGGCTACGCCGGCTACGACCGCTTTTTTGCAGAGCCGCTGTCGAACGCCCACCTGGCCTCGATCGCCACCTATAACGACTTCGTGCCCGCCTTCCGTGCTCTGCTGCGCAAGGAAGGTTCCTGGCCCGCGTTCTACAAATCGGTCAACCAGCTTGCCAAGCTGGACAAGCTAGAGCGCCACCGCGTGCTCAAGACGCTGGCGGCGGCGCCGGCGGCCGCCAGTCCCCTGGTCGTGCACCGCAGCATGGGGGCAGCCAAGATAGAGGACGCGTTCCAAAAGCCGTAA
- a CDS encoding M20 aminoacylase family protein, with the protein MKLMEPILAFQAELQEIRRDLHAHPELCYEEQRTADVVAARLTEWGIPIVRGLGVTGVVGIIKNGSSPRAIGLRADMDALPMQETNAFAHASRHPGKMHACGHDGHTAMLLGAAHHLARHRHFDGTVYLIFQPAEEGGGGARRMMEDGLFTQFPMDAVYGMHNWPGVPEGHFAVVEGPMMASSNEFRVLVRGKGCHAAQPHRGIDPVMIAVQIAQAWQTIVSREKNPLDAAVLSITQIHAGSATNVIPDEAELVGTVRTFSTGVLDLIQRRMEEIATGIAGSFAASVEFNFKRNYPPLVNHAQQTAFAIDAMRAVVGAERVDTAVEPTMGAEDFAFMLEEKPGCYVFLGNGEGAHRASGHGLGPCQLHNTSYDFNDKLLPIGASYWVKLVEMSLPEA; encoded by the coding sequence ATGAAGCTTATGGAACCTATCCTCGCTTTTCAGGCAGAACTTCAAGAGATCCGGCGCGACCTGCATGCGCATCCCGAACTGTGCTACGAAGAGCAGCGCACTGCCGACGTGGTCGCGGCGCGCCTGACCGAATGGGGCATCCCGATCGTGCGTGGCCTGGGCGTGACCGGTGTTGTCGGCATCATCAAGAACGGTTCGTCGCCGCGTGCGATCGGCTTGCGCGCCGACATGGATGCGCTGCCGATGCAAGAGACCAATGCGTTCGCGCATGCCTCGCGCCATCCGGGCAAGATGCATGCGTGCGGCCACGACGGCCACACCGCCATGCTGCTCGGCGCTGCGCATCACCTGGCGCGCCACCGCCACTTCGACGGCACCGTCTATCTGATTTTTCAGCCGGCCGAAGAAGGTGGCGGCGGCGCCCGGCGCATGATGGAAGACGGCCTGTTTACGCAGTTCCCGATGGATGCGGTGTATGGCATGCACAACTGGCCAGGCGTCCCGGAGGGACATTTCGCCGTGGTCGAAGGACCAATGATGGCGTCCAGTAACGAGTTCCGCGTGCTGGTGCGCGGCAAGGGCTGCCATGCGGCGCAACCACACCGCGGCATCGATCCGGTCATGATTGCGGTGCAGATCGCCCAGGCCTGGCAGACCATCGTCTCGCGCGAGAAGAATCCGCTCGATGCGGCGGTGCTGTCGATCACGCAGATTCATGCCGGCAGCGCCACCAACGTGATCCCCGACGAAGCCGAGCTGGTGGGTACGGTACGCACCTTCTCCACTGGCGTGCTCGACCTGATCCAGCGCCGCATGGAAGAGATCGCTACCGGTATTGCGGGGTCCTTCGCGGCTTCGGTCGAATTTAATTTCAAGCGCAATTATCCGCCGCTGGTCAATCATGCGCAGCAGACCGCGTTTGCGATCGATGCGATGCGCGCGGTGGTGGGTGCGGAACGGGTCGATACCGCTGTCGAACCAACCATGGGCGCGGAAGACTTCGCTTTCATGCTGGAAGAAAAACCGGGTTGCTATGTCTTCCTTGGCAACGGCGAAGGTGCGCACCGCGCCAGCGGGCATGGACTGGGTCCGTGCCAGTTGCACAACACGAGCTACGATTTCAATGACAAGCTGCTGCCGATCGGCGCAAGTTATTGGGTCAAGCTAGTGGAGATGAGTTTGCCGGAGGCATGA